A single Xiphias gladius isolate SHS-SW01 ecotype Sanya breed wild chromosome 22, ASM1685928v1, whole genome shotgun sequence DNA region contains:
- the LOC120784364 gene encoding uncharacterized protein LOC120784364 isoform X2: MGQTVNYSGAVCAVKNSTVTLPCTFKPFESLIEDGRQVFPQVIRVRWCKNHEICQGTTPSVYNSDSKYNDPRYRYLGDMKGNCTLQIRNVKMADNATLRFRMELNYSTGHFTGRSGVVVRVVEGTQMRIKGSSDGGMMREGETVTLRCTSACTFHQLEVTWSRNDRDLQEFGSALQLGPLTAEDSGNYTCGLKKNPRTRSLPYMLHVQPVETVNKGIKVDNLRIVQLVLFTVHTVCIIIVAYSVIKRTCV; encoded by the exons ATGGGTCAAACTGTGAACTATTCAGGTGCCGTTTGTGCTGTGAAAAACTCGACTGTCACCCTCCCGTGCACCTTCAAACCATTTGAGTCTCTCATTGAGGATGGGCGACAAGTTTTTCCGCAGGTCATCAGAGTCCGCTGGTGCAAGAATCATGAGATTTGTCAGGGAACCACCCCGTCTGTGTACAACAGTGATTCAAAGTACAACGACCCTCGCTACCGATACCTGGGAGACATGAAGGGAAACTGCACTTTGCAGATCAGAAATGTAAAGATGGCAGACAATGCAACGTTACGGTTCAGAATGGAACTCAATTATTCTACAGGGCATTTTACTGGACGATCAGGAGTGGTTGTCAGAGTCGTTG AAGGGACTCAAATGAGAATAAAGGGCTCCAGCGACGGTGGAATGATGAGAGAAGGGGAAACGGTCACACTGCGCTGCACCTCAGCCTGCACTTTCCACCAACTGGAGGTCACCTGGTCAAGAAATGACCGCGACCTCCAAGAGTTCGGCTCCGCCCTCCAGCTCGGCCCTCTGACTGCAGAGGATTCTGGGAACTACACctgtggtttgaaaaaaaacccgAGGACCCGCTCCCTGCCCTACATGCTGCATGTACAACCTGTGGAGACTGTTAATAAAG GAATCAAAGTGGACAACCTGAGGATTGTCCAGCTGGTGCTATTCACAGTGCACACTGTATGCATTATCATAGTGGCATACTCGGTCATTAAAAG GACGTGTGTTTGA
- the LOC120784364 gene encoding uncharacterized protein LOC120784364 isoform X1, with translation MVVRDKRMPWCFLFLLAGAMGQTVNYSGAVCAVKNSTVTLPCTFKPFESLIEDGRQVFPQVIRVRWCKNHEICQGTTPSVYNSDSKYNDPRYRYLGDMKGNCTLQIRNVKMADNATLRFRMELNYSTGHFTGRSGVVVRVVEGTQMRIKGSSDGGMMREGETVTLRCTSACTFHQLEVTWSRNDRDLQEFGSALQLGPLTAEDSGNYTCGLKKNPRTRSLPYMLHVQPVETVNKGIKVDNLRIVQLVLFTVHTVCIIIVAYSVIKRTCV, from the exons ATGGTGGTCCGCGACAAACGGATGCCTTGGTGCTTTCTGTTCCTGCTGGCCG gTGCTATGGGTCAAACTGTGAACTATTCAGGTGCCGTTTGTGCTGTGAAAAACTCGACTGTCACCCTCCCGTGCACCTTCAAACCATTTGAGTCTCTCATTGAGGATGGGCGACAAGTTTTTCCGCAGGTCATCAGAGTCCGCTGGTGCAAGAATCATGAGATTTGTCAGGGAACCACCCCGTCTGTGTACAACAGTGATTCAAAGTACAACGACCCTCGCTACCGATACCTGGGAGACATGAAGGGAAACTGCACTTTGCAGATCAGAAATGTAAAGATGGCAGACAATGCAACGTTACGGTTCAGAATGGAACTCAATTATTCTACAGGGCATTTTACTGGACGATCAGGAGTGGTTGTCAGAGTCGTTG AAGGGACTCAAATGAGAATAAAGGGCTCCAGCGACGGTGGAATGATGAGAGAAGGGGAAACGGTCACACTGCGCTGCACCTCAGCCTGCACTTTCCACCAACTGGAGGTCACCTGGTCAAGAAATGACCGCGACCTCCAAGAGTTCGGCTCCGCCCTCCAGCTCGGCCCTCTGACTGCAGAGGATTCTGGGAACTACACctgtggtttgaaaaaaaacccgAGGACCCGCTCCCTGCCCTACATGCTGCATGTACAACCTGTGGAGACTGTTAATAAAG GAATCAAAGTGGACAACCTGAGGATTGTCCAGCTGGTGCTATTCACAGTGCACACTGTATGCATTATCATAGTGGCATACTCGGTCATTAAAAG GACGTGTGTTTGA